One genomic segment of Anaerolineae bacterium includes these proteins:
- a CDS encoding FMN-binding glutamate synthase family protein gives MIQWSGTNDVLGTANRGDAAESGLCTLCRADCKGKCETWLSSLRGRKLLYPRDFGIVTAGSANTTHVGVNYNALRIQGYNYGALGVPQGLSDSPDDCIFPNVSVETEFGVNIKTKARVPIMTGALGSTFIAAKYWEAFAIGAALVGFPIVIGENVVGIDQEAELTNGKIAKAPELDRRIDTFLRYHDGYGAIIVQMNVEDTRNGVAEYVIDKYGDKAIIELKWGQGAKNIGGEIQVKNLEYALFLKERGYVVDPDPTIPEVQEAFQHGAVEAFARHSRLGYTDLHNADAVRENFMQSVKHLRELGYQRITLKTGSYGMEALAMAIKYATEADLDLLTIDGSGGGTGMSPWNMMETWGVPSIFLHAKAYEYASHLAGKGHKVVDLAFAGGLAREDHIFKALALGAPYTKLVCMGRALMIPGFLGANIQGVVDPESCLTIHGNWDKLPQTVAQFGRVPEEIFAGYYDVQHKVGADEMANIPFGAIAVWTLADKLAAGLQQLLAGARKFSLAEISRNDLFSANRETERETDIPFMTDVFDNAAKRILDS, from the coding sequence ATGATTCAGTGGTCAGGAACTAATGATGTATTAGGCACAGCTAACCGGGGCGATGCCGCGGAGTCGGGTTTGTGCACCCTTTGCCGGGCGGATTGTAAGGGTAAGTGCGAAACTTGGCTTTCAAGTTTGCGCGGGCGAAAACTGCTTTATCCCCGCGATTTTGGCATCGTCACCGCGGGCAGCGCCAATACCACCCATGTTGGCGTTAACTATAACGCCTTGCGCATCCAGGGGTATAACTACGGTGCTTTGGGCGTACCGCAAGGATTATCCGATTCCCCGGATGACTGCATTTTTCCAAATGTTAGTGTTGAAACCGAGTTTGGCGTTAACATAAAAACCAAAGCCAGAGTGCCCATTATGACCGGCGCGTTGGGGTCAACCTTTATTGCCGCCAAATATTGGGAAGCGTTTGCTATTGGCGCTGCCCTGGTAGGCTTTCCCATTGTGATTGGGGAAAACGTGGTGGGCATTGACCAGGAAGCGGAACTCACCAACGGCAAAATAGCCAAAGCCCCCGAACTTGACCGCCGCATTGATACGTTCCTGCGATACCACGATGGTTATGGAGCCATCATTGTGCAGATGAACGTGGAAGATACCCGCAACGGGGTGGCCGAATACGTGATTGATAAGTATGGCGATAAGGCCATTATTGAACTGAAGTGGGGGCAGGGCGCCAAAAACATTGGCGGTGAAATTCAGGTAAAAAACCTGGAGTACGCCTTATTTTTGAAAGAACGGGGGTATGTGGTTGACCCGGACCCCACCATCCCGGAAGTGCAGGAGGCTTTTCAGCACGGGGCGGTGGAAGCCTTTGCCCGCCACAGCCGCCTGGGATACACCGACCTGCACAATGCGGACGCGGTGCGAGAGAACTTTATGCAGTCGGTTAAGCATTTGCGCGAACTTGGTTACCAACGGATTACCTTAAAGACCGGCTCTTATGGCATGGAGGCCCTGGCTATGGCCATCAAATACGCCACCGAAGCCGATTTGGACCTGCTGACGATTGACGGCTCCGGCGGCGGCACCGGCATGAGTCCCTGGAATATGATGGAAACCTGGGGCGTGCCTTCGATCTTTCTGCATGCCAAAGCTTATGAATATGCCTCGCACCTGGCCGGGAAAGGGCACAAAGTGGTTGACCTGGCCTTTGCCGGCGGCCTGGCCCGCGAAGACCATATTTTTAAAGCGCTGGCTCTGGGCGCGCCTTATACCAAGCTGGTGTGCATGGGCCGGGCGTTGATGATCCCCGGTTTCCTGGGCGCGAATATTCAAGGGGTGGTTGACCCTGAAAGTTGTCTAACCATCCATGGTAATTGGGATAAACTGCCGCAAACGGTGGCTCAATTTGGCCGGGTGCCCGAAGAAATTTTTGCCGGCTACTATGACGTTCAGCATAAAGTAGGGGCCGATGAAATGGCAAATATCCCCTTTGGGGCCATTGCCGTTTGGACCCTGGCCGATAAATTGGCGGCGGGCCTGCAACAGTTATTGGCCGGCGCCAGAAAATTCTCTCTGGCCGAAATCTCCCGTAACGATCTCTTCTCGGCCAACCGGGAAACGGAAAGAGAAACAGATATACCATTTATGACCGATGTCTTTGATAATGCGGCTAAACGAATTTTAGACTCATAG